tatcaatgatatgcactgCATAACTTCTCCGCGACATCTGGTGATTGCTACTTGTTTTCTCATTAGATACCCTAAATTATTGTCAGTTGGTTGCTGTTAATCTCCACCGCTAACACTTGACTCTCGTCACTTCAAGTTCTtagtgcatatcattgatagtatGAACACAATATGGCGATCCATTCAAATTTTGAAGAAACTAAAAATTGTACCTTAAAAAATGTTTCATAAATTTATTCCCAATATTTTTTTTTCTATTCTGTGGTCGACTGTCAGTTTCTCTTTTTTTGCTTATAATAGTTAATATATTGTACATGGGTCCATCTACTATTTCTATCTGTCAGACAGATGAACAAGCAAGTTGACAGAGTCAGGAGCTGACCATATTGTCCAGTGCTAATTTTGGTTACTGCGCTACCTGGGAGGGATGCTGCATCAATTTGCACCATACAAATGTCAGTCTAGCTATTTGAGTATATGATGTATCTACACCGTCGTCGGCAGAAATCAAAACGGATGGCATTAATTCTGGAAGGTCGTCGGCGTCAGAACTCCCGGGGATCCACGAACAGGACGTCAGCCGGTGGCGCCGTCGTccagtcgtcgtcatcgtcgccggcATTGCCATCGCCGTCAGCTGCGCCGCCGAGCTTCTTGACGCACCAGACGTCCTCGTCGCAGGAGAAGCTTGGCCAGTGCggtacggcggcggcggcggggtcatCGGGGCCGAGGTCGGCCGCCACGACGGCGCATGCCGGGTTGTTGCGCGCGACGTTGTGCGCGTGGCGGCAGAGCGAGCGGAGCAGCGCGGGGCCGTCGGGGCCGGACATGCGGAGGCCGTAGAGCAGGTAGGTGCCGAAGGGTCGGAACACGTCGGGGAGCGACGGGACGCGCAGCCACGGCGCGTGGCGGTCGAGCGCGCGCGCGGCGGCGAGGGACGCGCGGAGGAGCGGCGCGGCGCCGGCGACGCGGAGGCGGAGGGAGCGCGTGGCGTCCCAGACGCTGAGCAGCGCGAAGGACGGCGGGTGGGACGGGTCCGGGCTCGCGCGCTCGACGGCGAGGTACGTGCCGAGGGTGAGCTTGTGGGCGAGCAGCGCGGGGAGGTCGGCCGGGACGAACTCGGCCGGGGAGAGCAGCGCGCCGTAGGCCGCGGCcgcgagcggcggcggcagcTGCAGCACGCGGTGCGCGGCGGGGACTCGCGCGGGGTGCCGGTGCA
This genomic stretch from Hordeum vulgare subsp. vulgare chromosome 6H, MorexV3_pseudomolecules_assembly, whole genome shotgun sequence harbors:
- the LOC123403366 gene encoding probable N-acetyltransferase HLS1-like; translated protein: MGEGEENRKETMAIRVREFDMERDLAAVEELERRCQVGLSGDQADGDDGGPKRCGRRRRKKKGMSLYVEQIGDPFARVRHSPDYVMLVAEYGEEGGAGEAVGVIKACVRTVSRGKTKTKTKTKQQLAKVACLLGLRVSPSHRRLGIATELVKQAEAWCAARGAAHATMATTASNAASLALFAGRFGYAPFRRPVFLGHPVHRHPARVPAAHRVLQLPPPLAAAAYGALLSPAEFVPADLPALLAHKLTLGTYLAVERASPDPSHPPSFALLSVWDATRSLRLRVAGAAPLLRASLAAARALDRHAPWLRVPSLPDVFRPFGTYLLYGLRMSGPDGPALLRSLCRHAHNVARNNPACAVVAADLGPDDPAAAAVPHWPSFSCDEDVWCVKKLGGAADGDGNAGDDDDDWTTAPPADVLFVDPREF